The DNA sequence TTATTGGAAATCCGTTCACGACAACCTAGACTATACAGAATTATTGTACTACATGAAAACAATAACTAATACAGAACAGACAGTGAACGTAACAGCTTTGGGTTCTCGAAGCTTCGCCTCCTATTTGCCCTCTTCCCAATGAAGCTATGAGATGAACTTCTCAGAGTTCCTGTTTTCGTCGGACAAGTCTTCTTTATCCTAATCCAAAATTTAAACGTCTAAAAAAGCGTGTGTTGCATTATAAAACAGAAAGAAACCATTATATTTAAAGAGACTCTTCGAAGACCGACAAACATGCCGTAGTGGGGGGAAGGGGACATGGGGGTGGGAGCCAGggaacttcttacatttgaattttttactgtaGGTGACATCAATTCTGGTGTGCCCAATGGCTCAAAATCCATCGTTGGAAACCAatcaataattataaataaatcataTTTATTTGTTAATATTGATTGGTTTCACCAATGGTTGAAAATCGATATTCATCGATTGGGCAACTGGGCATCAATGGAATGACATTCTTTGCATATTCTTCAGGGCATTTCATCCTTTTCAGTTTCAATCAgtaatttttctattttgtctTTGGATAGCTGCGAACTCTTCCACCTATGCTGCTGCTCGGCTGTCTGGCAACGAGGTTCAGATTGTATATTGATACCATTGTATCGTTGGTATATTGCTTGCACCTTCCGAATATGTTAAACGCCAGCTGGTTTTGAAGAATTAGCCAGGGGATAAAAGTTaatcagaaaagaaaatattttgaatgaatgataatgtgaattttaaatgaataaataatattctaaatttgATGAGTTCTCCAGTACTTTTGCTTTGTTAGTTTtatgaaagtggaaatgatcctTGCAGTTGAATAAAAAACCTCAGCGGTTGAAAAAGGACCTGAATCTGTAAGTTTTTCTGTTGCTCACACCATAtcaaatgtttcatttttagcAATTAATACAAGGCAAGAAAAGAGTATACTGCCTTTAATGTTGCTATTGGACATATGAGGAATGGATCCCCAAACAGAACAAAGAAACAGCCAGTCAAAAGAGACAGAGActataaaagagaaaagaaaacacaagaaagaaaaaaagggtaaAGTTACGGGCACTGGCGTTAAATCTCATCAGTGCAAGTTTTGTGATAAGTCCTTTTCCCTGTCATCATCATGTAAGCGGCATGAACAAACTCACACAGGAGTAAAACCCCATCAATGCAAATTTTGTGGAAAGTCCTTTAGTCATTTATCAACTCGCAAGCGGCATGAACGTCTACACACTGGAGTCAGACCTTACAAGTGCAACTACTGTGATAAGTGCTTTAACACTTCTTGGCATCGAGCGGATCACGAACGTATCCACACTGGAGCGAAACCATACAAGTGCAAATATTGTGAGAAAGACTTTCGGCATTCATCAACGTTACTAAACCATGAACGTCAGCACACAGGAGTGAAACCTTATCAGTGCAAGTATTGTGATAAGAGCTTTACTTACATAATGTCTCACAAGAAACATGAATTTAAACACACAGGAGAAAAACCGTACAAGTGTAAGTACTGTGATAAAAGCTTTAGCAACTCCTCTGATTGTGAGCGGCATAAACGCATTCACACAGGGATAAGACCCCACCAGTGCCAGTACTGTGGCAAGGGTTTTAGACAGCCTTGCGAGCGGGAGCAGCATGAACGCATTCACACAGGTATAAAACCTTTTAAATGCAAGTACTGTGATCTGTGCTTTAGACAGCGGCCAAATTGTAAGACTCATGAACTCACCCACACAAAGGAAGGGTGTGAACCTGGTTACACAGCGGCACAACCTTATAAGTGCAGGTACTGTGAGAAGCGCTATACT is a window from the Porites lutea chromosome 10, jaPorLute2.1, whole genome shotgun sequence genome containing:
- the LOC140950119 gene encoding uncharacterized protein, giving the protein MDPQTEQRNSQSKETETIKEKRKHKKEKKGKVTGTGVKSHQCKFCDKSFSLSSSCKRHEQTHTGVKPHQCKFCGKSFSHLSTRKRHERLHTGVRPYKCNYCDKCFNTSWHRADHERIHTGAKPYKCKYCEKDFRHSSTLLNHERQHTGVKPYQCKYCDKSFTYIMSHKKHEFKHTGEKPYKCKYCDKSFSNSSDCERHKRIHTGIRPHQCQYCGKGFRQPCEREQHERIHTGIKPFKCKYCDLCFRQRPNCKTHELTHTKEGCEPGYTAAQPYKCRYCEKRYTLAGTRMEHERNHTGVKPYKCKHCDRCFTRSSLRRQHEITHSGLKPFKCKYCDKCFNRRSNCRQHELRHERKDDSAIQSLTVLVSVATTNN